A genomic window from Acinetobacter chinensis includes:
- the ssb gene encoding single-stranded DNA-binding protein produces the protein MRGVNKVILVGTLGKDPETKTFPNGGSLTQFSIATSDSWVDKNSGERKEQTEWHRIVLHNRLGEIAQQYLRKGSKVYIEGSLRTRQWTDQNGQERYTTEIRGDQMQMLDSNRQQSEQGQGFEQPRFNNNSQGGYNNNQQGGYGNQGGNNQGGYGNQGGQAPQSGYANNNPSGFAPKAPAAPAAAPADLDDDLPF, from the coding sequence ATGCGTGGTGTAAATAAAGTTATTTTAGTGGGTACTTTAGGTAAAGATCCTGAAACGAAAACATTCCCAAACGGGGGCTCACTCACTCAGTTTTCTATCGCAACTAGCGATTCCTGGGTAGATAAAAACTCAGGCGAACGTAAAGAACAGACAGAATGGCACCGCATTGTATTGCATAACCGTTTAGGCGAAATTGCACAGCAGTATCTGCGTAAAGGTTCAAAAGTTTATATTGAAGGTTCACTGCGTACCCGTCAGTGGACAGACCAGAATGGACAGGAACGCTATACCACTGAAATCCGTGGTGACCAGATGCAGATGCTGGACAGCAACCGCCAGCAGAGTGAGCAGGGTCAGGGCTTTGAACAGCCGCGTTTCAACAATAACAGTCAGGGTGGTTATAACAATAACCAGCAGGGTGGTTATGGAAATCAGGGTGGAAACAACCAGGGTGGTTATGGCAATCAGGGCGGTCAGGCACCTCAGTCTGGTTATGCCAACAATAACCCAAGTGGTTTTGCACCTAAAGCACCTGCAGCTCCAGCCGCAGCACCTGCTGATTTAGATGATGATCTACCGTTCTGA
- a CDS encoding YciI family protein, producing MYIVNLKYQKSLEEVDLLLKAHIQWLKPHLASGDLIAAGRKNPVTGGIFLVKDMPLSELEELLSTDPFQSVAEYEITKVDIGLAGTGFDNLKGI from the coding sequence ATGTATATTGTAAATTTAAAGTATCAGAAAAGCCTGGAAGAAGTTGATCTGCTGTTAAAAGCACATATTCAGTGGCTGAAACCTCATCTTGCCAGCGGTGATCTGATCGCTGCCGGCAGAAAAAATCCTGTGACAGGTGGAATATTTCTGGTGAAAGATATGCCATTGTCTGAACTGGAGGAGCTCTTAAGCACTGATCCTTTTCAGAGCGTTGCTGAATATGAAATCACCAAAGTGGATATTGGACTGGCTGGGACAGGTTTTGACAATCTGAAAGGCATCTAA
- a CDS encoding MFS transporter — protein MMNALERRSTFALSSIFALRMLGLFMIIPVFAVAGQSYAHATPALIGLAVGVYGLSQALLQIPFSLWADRFSRKPLIVFGLLLFALGGAIAAMSETIYGVIIGRAIAGAGAVSAVVMALLADVTREEQRTKAMAVMGMSIGMSFVVAFSLGPWLTSLVGISGLFWVTTLMGLLAILMLFMVPKTTRHHKNFRQGYLKQLKQVLKMKDLNRLHVSVFSLHLLLTAMFIYVPSQLIGYADIPLSKHGIVYLPLLVISLFFAFPSIILAEKYRKMRGIFLTAIGGIVAGLAILIFGYESRYVLLLGLGLFFIAFNVMEALLPSWMSKSAPIQSKATAMGVNASAQFLGAFAGGTLGGQLLMLNNTALGWSILTGIAIIWLLVSFGLAQPRYLSSFVFSLPEGKQTDEWTSQLLSIRGIEEVVVMSDQQVAYIKVDKQQIDDAARQHLTHLLGKEVAI, from the coding sequence ATGATGAATGCACTGGAACGCCGCTCAACTTTTGCCCTAAGCAGTATTTTTGCCTTACGCATGCTCGGTCTGTTCATGATTATTCCTGTATTTGCTGTTGCGGGGCAGTCCTATGCGCATGCAACACCTGCATTGATTGGTCTTGCAGTTGGCGTGTACGGTTTAAGTCAGGCACTTTTACAGATTCCATTCAGTCTGTGGGCTGACCGTTTCAGTCGTAAACCGCTTATTGTATTTGGCTTATTGTTATTTGCCTTAGGTGGTGCAATCGCTGCGATGTCTGAAACCATTTATGGTGTGATTATTGGACGGGCGATTGCTGGAGCAGGTGCAGTTTCGGCGGTGGTTATGGCATTGCTTGCCGATGTGACCCGTGAAGAACAGCGTACCAAAGCCATGGCAGTCATGGGCATGAGTATTGGAATGTCCTTTGTGGTGGCATTCAGTCTTGGACCGTGGCTGACCAGTCTGGTCGGTATCTCAGGGCTGTTCTGGGTGACGACCCTGATGGGTCTGCTGGCAATATTGATGCTGTTCATGGTACCTAAAACCACACGTCATCATAAAAACTTCCGGCAGGGTTATCTGAAACAGCTGAAGCAGGTACTGAAAATGAAAGACCTGAACCGTCTGCATGTTTCGGTATTTTCACTGCATTTACTGCTGACAGCAATGTTCATTTATGTGCCGTCACAACTGATTGGTTATGCAGATATCCCGCTTTCAAAACACGGTATTGTGTATTTACCTTTATTGGTAATCAGTCTGTTTTTTGCCTTTCCAAGTATTATCCTGGCTGAAAAATACCGCAAAATGCGGGGCATTTTCTTAACTGCCATTGGTGGTATCGTTGCGGGTCTTGCCATTTTAATCTTTGGTTATGAGTCCCGTTATGTACTGCTGCTGGGACTGGGTTTATTTTTTATTGCTTTTAATGTGATGGAGGCGCTGTTGCCTTCATGGATGTCCAAATCTGCACCGATTCAGTCCAAAGCCACTGCGATGGGAGTCAATGCCAGTGCTCAGTTCCTGGGGGCTTTCGCAGGAGGGACGCTGGGTGGACAACTGCTGATGCTGAATAATACTGCGCTGGGTTGGAGTATCCTGACCGGTATTGCTATAATCTGGCTGCTCGTCAGTTTTGGGTTGGCTCAGCCACGTTATCTTTCTTCTTTTGTGTTCAGTTTGCCTGAAGGTAAACAAACGGACGAATGGACTTCTCAGCTTTTATCCATTCGTGGTATTGAAGAGGTCGTGGTGATGTCTGACCAGCAGGTTGCTTATATTAAAGTTGATAAACAGCAGATCGATGATGCTGCGCGACAACATTTAACGCACTTGTTGGGGAAAGAGGTAGCCATTTAA
- a CDS encoding LysR substrate-binding domain-containing protein, which produces MHSFDDYYYFYLVVKHGGFSTASEASGITKSKLSRRILDMETRFNISLIQRSTRHFKVTPLGQEFFEECSKVIAQVECAENVLLRQKSEPQGLIKISCPSVMMHFQIRNLLNQFLKDYPKVQIELELTSRRVDLIHDDIDLAIRTSFQGNEDSNLIVRDVIKTTHCLVASPALLQQQTIEHFSELHHFPSIVLGTQKQQYVWLLNNLQHNEKIEIPLTPRVKCNDLAGVYYAVKDGLGIADLPYLTVHEDIRSGKLIHILPEWCSNIGTVQLVYASRKGQRLVMEKLIDTLMTGLREMAEQYEGYHL; this is translated from the coding sequence ATGCATTCTTTTGATGATTATTATTATTTCTACCTTGTGGTCAAACATGGTGGCTTCAGTACAGCAAGTGAAGCCAGCGGCATCACCAAGTCCAAACTCAGTCGCCGTATTCTGGATATGGAAACCCGATTCAACATCAGTCTGATTCAACGCTCCACCCGCCATTTTAAAGTGACCCCACTTGGACAGGAATTTTTTGAGGAATGCAGCAAAGTCATTGCTCAGGTCGAATGTGCCGAAAATGTCCTGCTGAGGCAGAAAAGTGAACCTCAGGGACTGATCAAAATCAGCTGTCCATCGGTCATGATGCATTTTCAGATTCGCAACCTACTGAATCAGTTTTTAAAAGATTATCCTAAAGTACAAATTGAACTGGAGCTGACCAGCCGTCGGGTTGATCTGATTCATGATGATATAGATCTGGCAATCCGTACCAGTTTTCAGGGCAATGAAGATTCCAATCTGATTGTACGTGATGTGATTAAAACCACGCACTGCCTGGTGGCAAGCCCTGCACTGCTGCAACAGCAGACCATTGAACATTTTTCAGAACTGCATCATTTTCCAAGCATTGTGCTGGGGACACAGAAACAGCAGTATGTATGGCTGCTCAATAACCTGCAGCACAATGAAAAGATCGAAATTCCACTGACTCCACGGGTGAAATGCAATGATCTTGCAGGGGTGTATTATGCAGTGAAAGATGGACTTGGAATTGCAGATCTGCCTTATCTGACAGTGCATGAGGATATCCGTTCAGGGAAACTGATTCATATACTGCCCGAATGGTGCTCCAATATCGGAACCGTTCAGCTTGTTTATGCATCCCGTAAAGGACAGCGTCTGGTGATGGAGAAACTGATTGATACGCTGATGACAGGACTGCGTGAAATGGCAGAACAATATGAAGGGTATCACCTCTGA
- a CDS encoding TetR/AcrR family transcriptional regulator, translated as MSQQTKDKLIEAAIILFSQNNIETLSVQKINETAGVANKSALYYHFQSKWGLVEAALDFVMHSYVTDSLALLEAIDPEQVQVSDVVDAMMKPMVKILQKDHGILHLKFFSKTISAGDEGRVLVAKTLVPISEAAVKLLQKAMPDAEPDAVSLKVLFTFNIILNVISDIGLEHFWPTTVKDPKLIGRYLKDYIEGGIRFKADKQHQL; from the coding sequence ATGAGTCAGCAGACCAAAGACAAGCTAATCGAAGCCGCAATTATTCTGTTTTCTCAGAACAATATCGAAACACTGTCGGTGCAGAAAATCAATGAGACAGCAGGCGTTGCCAATAAATCAGCACTGTATTATCACTTTCAGTCCAAATGGGGACTGGTTGAAGCTGCGCTGGATTTTGTGATGCATTCCTATGTGACAGACAGTCTGGCACTGCTGGAAGCCATTGACCCTGAACAGGTTCAAGTGTCTGATGTTGTGGATGCCATGATGAAACCGATGGTGAAAATTCTGCAAAAGGATCATGGCATTCTGCATCTGAAATTCTTTTCTAAAACCATCAGTGCAGGAGATGAAGGGCGGGTTCTGGTTGCAAAAACTTTAGTTCCCATTTCTGAGGCTGCGGTTAAACTTTTACAGAAAGCTATGCCTGATGCAGAACCCGATGCAGTTTCCTTAAAAGTGCTGTTTACTTTTAACATTATTTTAAATGTGATCAGTGATATTGGTCTGGAGCATTTCTGGCCGACGACGGTCAAAGACCCGAAACTGATCGGCAGATATTTAAAAGACTATATCGAAGGTGGTATCCGCTTTAAGGCGGATAAACAGCATCAGCTATAA
- a CDS encoding FAD-dependent oxidoreductase — protein sequence MEIAVIGSGMAGLATARILKDAGHNIKIFEALPGRGMDSHSTEFEGGLIDAPLRVMNPHLWKNTLSLAAYLGIKAFPVRTYMACSWLFEDKTETWLTTSRSRIGNLPIINNRKGIQQYGWRLVKGMLQLKTAIHQFFKSDQQDMTLADFINKNDIEEVFWHGAVMPVLYTICTCNPKTIGEWPAKPLLTFLRQLTDGDALLRIQGGTSALVDGLINGIDIYSGSAITSVRTEGEKVEILNSADEKFVFDRVIVATPTTKVEEFLDAEQFADDIALLRQFKFEQGDLVIHTDPTVMPPKRKDWAVLSYMMDRKFTRQQFTVWLNSIEPSLVGKSPVFQTWRPVTEIDPKKVISTVTLTRAVVDMQTVALNKELQERHKMADRKVFYCGSWSCDGLPILESAVTSAMQIAEIFGAPLPFKGLKPKVEVAPQLGY from the coding sequence TTGGAAATTGCAGTCATTGGTAGTGGCATGGCTGGGCTGGCTACCGCAAGAATTCTCAAGGATGCAGGGCATAACATTAAAATTTTTGAGGCTTTGCCTGGTCGGGGGATGGACAGTCACAGTACTGAGTTTGAAGGTGGTCTGATTGATGCCCCTCTAAGGGTAATGAACCCCCATCTGTGGAAAAATACGCTCAGTCTCGCAGCTTACCTGGGAATTAAGGCATTTCCTGTGCGGACATATATGGCTTGCAGCTGGTTGTTTGAAGATAAAACGGAAACCTGGCTGACCACATCGCGCAGCCGGATCGGTAACTTACCGATCATCAATAACCGTAAAGGAATCCAGCAGTACGGATGGCGGCTGGTGAAAGGAATGCTGCAGCTGAAAACCGCAATACATCAGTTTTTTAAATCTGATCAGCAGGACATGACGCTGGCAGATTTCATCAATAAAAACGACATTGAAGAAGTGTTCTGGCATGGTGCTGTTATGCCGGTGCTGTACACCATCTGTACCTGTAACCCGAAAACCATCGGTGAATGGCCAGCGAAACCGTTACTGACATTTCTGCGTCAGCTGACAGATGGCGATGCCTTATTAAGAATTCAGGGTGGAACTTCTGCACTGGTTGATGGCTTGATCAATGGCATTGATATTTACAGTGGTTCTGCCATTACTTCAGTCAGAACTGAGGGCGAAAAGGTAGAGATCTTAAATTCAGCAGATGAAAAATTTGTCTTTGATCGGGTGATCGTTGCGACACCAACAACAAAAGTTGAAGAATTCCTCGATGCCGAACAGTTTGCAGATGACATAGCTTTGCTCAGACAGTTTAAATTTGAGCAGGGTGATCTGGTGATTCATACTGACCCTACAGTGATGCCGCCTAAGCGTAAAGACTGGGCTGTGCTCAGTTATATGATGGACCGTAAATTTACCCGTCAGCAGTTTACAGTATGGCTGAACTCGATTGAACCGAGCCTGGTTGGAAAATCCCCAGTTTTTCAGACATGGCGTCCGGTGACTGAAATTGATCCGAAGAAAGTGATTTCCACTGTGACACTGACTCGTGCAGTTGTGGATATGCAGACCGTTGCACTGAACAAAGAGTTACAGGAACGCCATAAAATGGCAGACCGTAAGGTCTTTTACTGTGGTTCATGGTCGTGTGATGGTTTACCGATTCTTGAGTCTGCTGTGACTTCTGCAATGCAGATTGCAGAGATTTTTGGTGCACCATTGCCATTTAAAGGCTTAAAACCTAAAGTTGAGGTTGCACCGCAACTCGGCTATTGA
- the ahpC gene encoding alkyl hydroperoxide reductase subunit C, whose translation MSLINTEVKPFNATAYKNGEFIEVSEKDMTGKWSVVFFYPADFTFVCPTELGDLADNYAEFQKMGVEIYSVSTDTHFTHKAWHDSSDEIKKIQYTMVGDPTWTLAKNFEVLIEADGLADRGTFVIDPEGKIQIIEINAGGIGRDAQELLRKVKAAQYVHAHPGEVCPAKWKEGDATLAPSIDLIGKI comes from the coding sequence ATGAGTTTAATCAATACTGAAGTTAAACCGTTTAATGCAACAGCGTATAAAAATGGTGAATTTATCGAAGTGTCTGAAAAAGACATGACGGGTAAATGGTCAGTTGTTTTTTTCTATCCTGCTGATTTTACATTTGTTTGTCCAACTGAATTAGGCGATCTTGCAGATAACTATGCTGAATTTCAGAAAATGGGCGTAGAGATTTACTCGGTATCTACGGATACACATTTCACTCATAAAGCATGGCATGACAGTTCTGATGAAATCAAAAAAATTCAGTACACCATGGTCGGTGATCCAACCTGGACACTGGCAAAAAACTTTGAAGTATTGATCGAAGCTGATGGTTTGGCTGATCGTGGAACTTTCGTGATTGACCCAGAAGGTAAAATCCAGATCATTGAAATCAATGCAGGTGGTATTGGTCGCGATGCACAGGAACTGCTGCGTAAGGTTAAAGCTGCACAGTATGTCCATGCACATCCAGGTGAAGTTTGCCCTGCAAAATGGAAAGAAGGCGATGCAACACTTGCGCCATCCATTGATCTGATCGGTAAAATCTAA
- a CDS encoding GlpM family protein codes for MLSLFLKCTVGAAVVLLISLLSRSKAFYIAGLVPLFPTFALIAHVIVSQDKGTEALKQTALFGMWSLIPYFIYLLVVYLLATKFPIWSCLSIATLCWIVTATLLVSGWNHYFS; via the coding sequence ATGCTGTCACTCTTTTTGAAATGTACAGTCGGGGCAGCCGTTGTGCTGCTGATATCCCTGCTGTCCAGGTCGAAAGCATTTTATATTGCTGGACTGGTTCCACTGTTTCCGACCTTTGCTCTGATTGCACATGTGATCGTGTCGCAGGACAAAGGTACCGAGGCGTTAAAGCAGACAGCACTGTTTGGTATGTGGTCTTTAATCCCGTATTTTATTTATTTGCTGGTGGTCTATCTGCTCGCGACAAAATTCCCCATCTGGTCATGTCTGAGCATAGCTACGCTGTGCTGGATAGTTACAGCAACGCTGCTTGTTTCAGGATGGAATCATTATTTTTCTTAA
- the tenA gene encoding thiaminase II, with translation MSFSQDVWQRNLELYQKTLALPFNQELAKGTLSREAFCHYVIQDAHYLVAYGRALAVCGAKAYEADDIIQFTQGAKEAIVVERSLHDGFMKDFGISKADFENTPLTLACHHYTSFLTATAWSESYPVVLASLLPCFWIYAEVGKDIVSSSVPNNPYQAWVDTYSGEDFNEAVRNVLATIDRIAERADADTLEKMHKAYTKGAELEWLFWDSAYHQKQWAGLSL, from the coding sequence ATGAGTTTTTCTCAGGATGTCTGGCAACGCAATCTGGAACTGTACCAGAAAACCCTGGCGCTTCCCTTTAACCAGGAGCTTGCCAAAGGGACATTGAGCCGTGAAGCTTTCTGTCATTATGTCATTCAGGATGCACATTACCTGGTTGCCTATGGTCGCGCACTCGCTGTCTGTGGTGCTAAAGCCTATGAAGCGGATGACATTATCCAGTTCACTCAGGGTGCAAAAGAAGCCATCGTGGTGGAGCGCAGCCTGCATGATGGCTTTATGAAAGATTTTGGTATCAGCAAAGCAGACTTTGAAAATACGCCTCTGACACTTGCCTGCCATCATTACACTTCATTTTTAACGGCAACAGCATGGTCAGAAAGCTATCCTGTTGTACTGGCATCCCTGCTGCCATGTTTCTGGATTTATGCAGAAGTGGGCAAAGACATTGTGAGCAGTTCTGTGCCAAACAATCCTTATCAGGCATGGGTGGATACCTATTCAGGCGAAGACTTCAATGAAGCAGTACGCAATGTACTGGCAACCATTGACCGTATAGCTGAACGTGCCGATGCCGATACACTGGAAAAAATGCACAAAGCCTATACCAAAGGAGCTGAACTTGAATGGCTGTTCTGGGACAGTGCTTACCATCAGAAACAGTGGGCTGGATTAAGCCTCTGA
- a CDS encoding DUF475 domain-containing protein, translating to MWKHFGFSIIFTIVCLGISAYWGLNHGPNAGIQAMFTALTITAILAVMEVSLSFDNAVVNASVLRNWDHFWKMIFLTVGILIAVFGMRLVFPVVIVAVTADMGMFEVVQMALNNPIEYSKKLMAHHAEIAAFGGSFLLLVFLNFFLDEGKDTHWFKWLEKRLASLANVPAMSVFLALIALLIMAANIAEDTRLVVVMAGIWGIVVYVGVQVLSHLLGGEPEVDEDGNAVGHDSNGAPTGVIKAGIGGFIYLEVLDASFSFDGVIGAFAITSDVVIIMLGLAIGAMFVRSMTIYLVEKGTLDAYIYLEHGAHYAIGALAFIMLASGTGVHVPEVVTGLIGVAFIVWAVIASIQYTKRQERIG from the coding sequence ATGTGGAAACATTTTGGTTTCTCAATTATTTTTACGATCGTGTGTCTGGGAATATCTGCATACTGGGGGCTGAATCACGGTCCGAATGCAGGAATACAGGCCATGTTCACGGCATTGACCATTACTGCAATTCTTGCTGTGATGGAAGTGTCATTGTCTTTTGACAATGCTGTTGTCAATGCTTCTGTACTGCGCAACTGGGATCATTTCTGGAAAATGATCTTCCTGACAGTCGGTATTCTGATTGCTGTTTTTGGTATGCGACTGGTTTTCCCTGTGGTGATCGTTGCTGTGACCGCAGACATGGGTATGTTTGAAGTTGTACAGATGGCACTGAATAACCCAATTGAATATTCGAAAAAACTGATGGCACATCATGCAGAGATTGCTGCTTTTGGTGGTTCATTCTTGCTCCTGGTGTTTTTAAACTTCTTCCTGGATGAAGGTAAAGATACACACTGGTTCAAGTGGCTGGAAAAACGTCTCGCAAGCCTGGCCAATGTCCCTGCGATGTCGGTTTTTCTTGCGCTGATTGCTTTACTGATCATGGCAGCAAACATTGCTGAAGATACCCGTCTGGTTGTTGTTATGGCAGGGATCTGGGGGATTGTGGTTTATGTAGGCGTACAGGTACTCAGTCATTTACTGGGTGGTGAACCTGAAGTCGATGAAGACGGCAATGCTGTAGGACATGACTCCAATGGCGCACCAACAGGTGTGATTAAAGCCGGTATTGGTGGTTTTATTTATCTGGAAGTGCTGGATGCATCATTCAGCTTTGATGGTGTAATCGGCGCATTTGCGATTACCTCGGACGTTGTGATCATTATGCTGGGCTTAGCGATCGGTGCGATGTTCGTGCGTTCGATGACCATTTACCTGGTGGAAAAAGGCACACTGGATGCTTATATTTACCTGGAGCACGGTGCGCATTATGCCATTGGTGCACTGGCATTTATTATGCTGGCGAGTGGCACAGGGGTACACGTACCTGAAGTGGTAACCGGTCTGATCGGTGTGGCGTTTATTGTATGGGCAGTGATTGCATCCATTCAGTATACGAAACGTCAGGAACGCATCGGTTAA
- a CDS encoding TetR/AcrR family transcriptional regulator: MNNLVLLERIYSGRRAELKRIILNEALDCFLNHGIETTNIEMIRERAETSVGAIYHHFKNKEGIVRSLYLTALQDQAERREQALLEVQSLEDAIKAIVHSYIDWVTDFPDFARFLYLSSAMVKRQDNTTELKLQNQQRNHYLMNMVQKFHDQQVIQNIPHELLLSLVIGATESYCRAWLSHQVKTSPQDYKAKLADSAWLSLVRFS, from the coding sequence ATGAATAATCTGGTGTTATTAGAACGAATCTACAGTGGTCGTCGTGCTGAATTAAAGCGTATTATTTTGAATGAAGCACTGGATTGTTTTTTAAACCATGGCATTGAAACGACCAATATCGAAATGATCCGTGAACGTGCAGAAACCAGTGTCGGTGCGATTTATCACCATTTTAAAAATAAAGAAGGCATTGTCCGGAGCTTATATCTGACAGCTTTACAGGATCAGGCTGAGCGCCGTGAACAGGCTCTATTGGAAGTCCAATCCTTAGAGGATGCGATTAAAGCCATTGTGCATAGTTATATTGACTGGGTGACGGATTTTCCTGATTTTGCGCGGTTTTTATATCTATCGAGTGCGATGGTAAAACGTCAGGACAATACAACTGAATTAAAGCTGCAGAATCAGCAACGTAATCATTATTTAATGAATATGGTTCAAAAGTTTCATGACCAACAGGTGATTCAAAATATTCCACATGAGTTGTTGCTGTCCTTAGTGATTGGTGCGACAGAGAGTTATTGTCGCGCATGGTTATCGCATCAGGTTAAAACTTCACCACAGGATTATAAAGCTAAATTAGCAGATTCAGCGTGGCTAAGTTTAGTCAGGTTTAGTTAA
- a CDS encoding hotdog fold domain-containing protein: MSQALKLWNSFKNKPAGKWTFSKLICLKAPYFSSISPVFEQLKESYCEIKIKKHRAVLNHIGTVHAIAMCNMAELAGGTMTDATVPSSHRWIPKGMTVEYLKKAETDLTAIATPVNADFQWSEGSDYLVNVDVKDTANETVFRAVITMWVSAKK; this comes from the coding sequence ATGAGCCAGGCATTAAAATTATGGAACAGTTTTAAAAATAAACCTGCTGGGAAATGGACATTTTCAAAATTAATCTGTCTGAAAGCACCTTACTTCAGCAGCATTTCGCCTGTCTTTGAACAGCTGAAAGAAAGTTATTGTGAAATAAAAATAAAAAAACACCGCGCTGTGCTGAATCACATTGGAACGGTGCATGCGATTGCGATGTGTAATATGGCGGAACTCGCAGGCGGAACCATGACCGATGCAACCGTGCCATCATCACATCGCTGGATTCCAAAAGGCATGACCGTGGAATATTTAAAGAAAGCTGAAACGGATCTGACTGCGATTGCCACGCCTGTAAATGCTGATTTTCAGTGGTCAGAAGGCAGTGATTATCTGGTCAATGTTGATGTCAAAGATACAGCAAATGAAACCGTGTTTAGAGCCGTGATTACAATGTGGGTGTCGGCGAAAAAATGA
- a CDS encoding pirin family protein, producing MKKITGVYRNQHMHWVGDGFPVKNLFSYDRLGQAISPFLLLDYAAPYHFDPTTAQHGVGSHPHRGFETVTIAYSGEVTHKDSAGGGGTIQTGDVQWMTAGAGLVHEEFHSPAFAAQGGLFEMVQLWMNLPAADKMTAPKYQAIESQNIPRIEFEDGAGHIRVIAGKFAEHAGPASTFSPVNVWDGELKAGHVEHIHVPVDHNTLVVVLAGEMLLNGTQKVLDHSIVMFAQDGESTIQLEAAQDAKFLVLTGKPLNEPIQGHGPFVMNTRDEIIQAFHDFNNGKFGAIPVST from the coding sequence ATGAAAAAAATTACTGGCGTGTACCGCAATCAGCATATGCATTGGGTAGGTGACGGTTTTCCTGTAAAAAATCTGTTTTCCTATGACCGTCTTGGACAGGCAATCAGCCCATTTTTATTGCTGGATTATGCAGCACCGTATCATTTTGATCCGACCACAGCTCAGCATGGTGTGGGTTCACATCCTCACCGTGGCTTTGAAACAGTGACCATTGCTTACAGCGGTGAAGTGACTCATAAAGATTCGGCAGGCGGTGGTGGTACCATCCAGACGGGTGATGTGCAGTGGATGACTGCGGGTGCAGGACTGGTGCATGAAGAATTTCATTCCCCTGCTTTTGCGGCACAAGGTGGTCTGTTTGAAATGGTGCAGCTGTGGATGAATTTACCTGCCGCAGACAAAATGACGGCTCCAAAATATCAGGCGATTGAGTCGCAGAATATTCCACGTATTGAATTTGAAGACGGTGCAGGGCATATCCGTGTCATTGCAGGAAAATTTGCTGAACATGCAGGTCCTGCTTCAACTTTCAGTCCGGTCAATGTATGGGATGGTGAACTGAAAGCCGGTCATGTGGAGCATATTCATGTCCCTGTGGATCACAACACCCTGGTGGTGGTGCTTGCAGGTGAAATGTTGCTGAATGGTACTCAGAAAGTGCTCGATCATTCGATTGTGATGTTTGCCCAGGATGGTGAATCCACCATTCAGCTGGAAGCTGCTCAGGATGCAAAATTTCTGGTCCTGACAGGTAAACCACTGAATGAACCGATTCAGGGGCATGGTCCGTTTGTCATGAATACCCGTGATGAAATCATCCAGGCATTCCATGATTTCAACAACGGCAAATTTGGTGCAATTCCGGTCAGTACATAA
- the ycaC gene encoding isochorismate family cysteine hydrolase YcaC, with protein sequence MGTPYKRLDKDNAAVLLVDHQTGLLSLVRDIDPDKFKNNVLAVAAAAKYFNLPTILTTSFENGPNGPLVPELKEMFPDAPFIARPGQINAWDNEDFVKAVKATGKKQLIIAGVVTEVCVAFPALSALEEDFEVFVLTDASGTFNELTRDSALNRMSSAGAQLMTWFGMACELHRDWRNDVEGLGTLFSNHIPDYRNLINSYNFNTSK encoded by the coding sequence ATGGGTACTCCATATAAACGTCTCGATAAAGATAATGCAGCTGTTTTACTGGTCGATCATCAGACCGGTTTACTGTCTCTGGTTCGTGATATTGACCCAGATAAATTCAAAAATAACGTCCTCGCCGTCGCCGCTGCTGCAAAATATTTTAATTTGCCGACCATTTTAACCACCAGTTTTGAAAACGGTCCAAATGGTCCGCTGGTTCCAGAACTCAAAGAAATGTTCCCTGATGCACCGTTTATTGCCCGTCCAGGTCAGATCAATGCATGGGACAATGAAGACTTCGTCAAAGCGGTCAAAGCAACCGGTAAAAAACAGCTGATTATTGCGGGTGTCGTGACTGAAGTCTGTGTGGCTTTCCCTGCACTGTCCGCGCTTGAAGAAGATTTTGAAGTGTTTGTTCTGACAGATGCTTCGGGAACCTTCAACGAGCTGACCCGTGATTCTGCACTGAACCGGATGTCCAGCGCCGGTGCTCAGCTGATGACATGGTTTGGTATGGCATGTGAGTTACACCGTGACTGGCGTAATGATGTTGAAGGTCTGGGAACCTTATTTTCCAATCATATTCCCGACTACCGCAACCTGATCAACAGCTATAATTTCAATACATCCAAATAA